The window GGACAAGCCGGATCCAAGGATTGCGGATCTTTGGCCATATACCAGCCTTCCGGCAACTGCGCCCGGATATCTGTAACACATAAGACCATTACAAATAAAAGATAAACCATATTTTTCATAATATATTCCTCAAGCTCGCAAATGATCTGCGCGCCAGTTTTGTATGGATTTTTTTATTGTGTCCGAGTCCATATTTTCTTCTGCCGCCTTACGCGCAAGTTCCGGAAATTCACTATCCGAGCTAAACCGTTTTCCGGTCAAAATAAAATGACGAAAATTTTCCTCGGCGCGAATCGCACGATCCTGTGCTCGAAGTGCAAAAATACGCGCATAGAAAAAAATAAATACCAACACAATCCATATCAAAACAAAAAGTAATGCCGGCATCCAATCTGAGTTCTCTCGATATGCGGATACGAATTTGTGAATTGAAAGCGCACCGATCACCAGTATCAAGACAAACGTAAGCCCGTGATACAAAGGACGGTATTGCTTGTGGTTGACGTAATTCTGTTCAGCCATATTTTCCGATTTCTTATGTCTTAGGAGAACCTTATTTGATAATACGCAACGTCCGATCAAAAATGCAACTGCAACTTAATTTATGGTTTTTCGACCGGTGCCTGGATATCTAAAAATGCTCGCCACCCGCCGGCTACGGAATAGACGCGCGAATAACCCATTTTTTGCAGATTATCCGCCGCAAGCGCAGAACGAAAACCGCCGCCGCAATAGAGGTACAATACTTGATCGTGGTCCGGGTGTTTGGTTTCGATATCTCTTTCGATAACACCGCGCCCGATATGTTCCGCACCGGAAACGTGGCCCGCCGCATATTCGCTTTCTTCACGCACATCGATCAATGCTATCGCGGGATTTTTTTGAACATCGTCAAGACACTGTTGTACCGAAACTTCTTGCACCCGTGTTTTGGAATCATTTACAACTTTTAGAAAGCCCGGGCTGTGGTTCATACGACCTCTTATTTTTGAGATAACATACTGGTCAATGCGCGACGATTGAGCCCAAAGACGGTTTGTGAATACGCAAAGGTATCCTGTATCGCGCGAATAATGCGCGGCACTTCGTCGGCCATAGATTTATCTTTAATATCCTGTAGAAAAGCCTGTTTGAGAACGCCGTACGAACATTGCAAACGCGCCATCTCGCTCATCAAAAGACGACTGGGAATCGGAGTGCCGCATTCGGGTAATGTAAGTTCACCGAAACCAACCGGCATTTTGAAACCGCTACGTACCCGTTCGATTGTGCCGTCCACGATCGGTTCGTAGATATGCGTATTTTTTCCGGTACGACGACTCTCTTCCGCCAAATCTTTAAGACCAATAAATACGCGGCTCAGCGGATAACGCGCCAACTGCCGTGCACTGCGCAAAGCGGCTTGCGTTTCGATAACGATACCCACACCCGCGCGCCCGTTAGCCCACTGCAGTGTTTTTTCGATTTGACTGCTTTCGGTTACCATGGGTAGTAAAATCTCCGTTGCACCGCCTTTGATCGCATCTTCGATCTCACGTTCCGTTCCGGGGCTAAAGCGGTTGATGATGCAGAGGATCGGCGCCGAGGTGATAGCTCTTATTTTAGCTAAATCGTCAATGCTATCATGTGTGACGGTACCATCCGTAGAGCTTTTACCAATATGCTCCCAATTAATACCGATACCTTTCACGCCGGCTTGCAGCGCTGATTTTACAGTTTCTTCATGCGTAGAAAAAAGATACAAATCAAAAGTCGGTTCCGTCGCCATGCACACTCCCGTTACGCGAACTTATTTCGAATAGTTTTGATAAGCTTTATGTTTATGATAGTAATAAAATCATTACAGATAAGTATAGCGAATATCGTATAAATATAAAAAAACCGCAAGTGTCGTTTATTTAACACCTTTGACGATAAAATAGGATGCGAGTCGCACGCCCTGATGATGCCCCAGCCAACGAATGCCGGTGTCTAATAATCGCGCTATCGCGCGACGCACCGTCGGGTGCGGATGACCATAAAAGCCGGAATAAACCGTCGTTTCAAATCCCGCTTCTTTCAAGGCATGAGCGTATACCTGCGGTTCCAAAAGCCGGTCCGCCCAGTTTCCGTTGCCCGGATCGCACGTATTGGTAGGATGGTCCGGTTTAGGTGGCATACGACCTTCCGTTTTAAAAATTTCCACCGTTGCGCGAATGTCCTCCGCTTTCATACCGCGTGTGCGCTCCGCTAATTCATATATCGTTTCTTTCTTCAAATCCGAATTTTCAGCGCCGATCATTTCGGCTCTGATGCGACGATAGGAACGTAAATCATCCCGATCTTTGTGACCCCATTCGGCTTTACGATCCTCGAGTTCGACACGACGTTGACTGGCTTGCAGTGAACGGCGAATAGCCGGATTGAGCGGATTGGCATGCGTTGACATGACCAATGACATCGCTTTAGAAGGCAACACCGCGGCTTGTTTAAAAAATAGTTCATGCCGATAAATGTGTTCCAACACATCGCATGACACAAACGCATCGCAATTTATTTTTTCGCGTTCAAGAAACTGATGAATCGCATCCAGATCGCCGCATACGAAATCATTGATAGGGATTTGCCAAAGCTCCGAAAGTTTTCGTACGTCTTGTACGGATGTTTCAAAAATATCATTATACACGACGCGCCCCACACCGGCTGCTTTGGCTATGCACGAAAGCAAACCGCATCCCCCGCCGAAATCAACCAAAGTACAACGCGCAATGTCATCCTGTTTCTCCAATGCGAGTGCAAGTATATACACATATTTCTGAAACGTCGGCGTCAATTTTGCAGTATATTTTTTTAAATACCTTTTATTGTAGTCCGATACGGGCACGGCAGACCAATCCATCGTTTTCAGTCGCTCGGCTACCACTTCCGCGCCGCGGTTGAGTTGCGTCAATAGGTCGGTGTTATTTTTAACCGGCAATCCCGGAAAAACAAATCGCATAATACAGATATTCCTTTTTTAAAATCGTCTATGATAATTAATGTCGCAGAAAATGGCGTGATTCGCAAGAATGTATTTCACTGCGTCGATATGAATTATGAATGCAAATTATATTTGTAAGTATGGCTGTTTTTGATAAATTGCGCGCGCATGAAAGGAATAAACAACTATATGCATGCGACAATGGACGATCGAAAATCCTACAATCGCCAAAAACTGTGGCTCGGCATACTATCCGGTGTATTGAGTTTTTGTGTATTGATCGCGGTTTTTTTTTCCGGTTTGTCAGATACGTTGGCCCGATGGGTGATGTCGCAAACGGAGCAACCCTATATACAATTTCTGCTGTATCTATTTACTCTGGGTTTATTGCAAAGCATCGTCACTTTTCCTTTGAGTTTTTATAACGGATATATTTTAGAGCACCGATACCGTTTATCCAATCAGTCATTCAAACAATGGTGTGTTGAAAATGTAAAAGGCTTGACGCTGGGTATCGTGATCGGCGTCCCTTTACTTTTGATCTTTTTTTACACGCTCCGCAACTTTGGATTTTGGTGGTGGCTGCCTTTGGCCGGCGTATTGTTTTTATTCTCCGTTTTGTTAGCGCGCATTGCCCCGACGTTGATTTTTCCCTTGTTCTATACGTTTAAACCGGTCGAAAAAACAGCGCTCGTCGAGCGCATCACCCGCTTGTGCTTAAAAGCCGGTTTGCAAGTCCAGGGGGTATTCGAATTTAATCTTAGTAAAACCACCAAAAAAGCCAACGCGGCTTTTGCCGGTATCGGGAAATCCAAACGTATTTTGCTGGGCGATACGCTGTTAGAACAATTTTCTGACGATGAAATCGAAGTTGTTTTCGCTCACGAAGCCGGTCACTACGCGCACCGCCACATTACCAAAGGCATGATCTGGGGCATCCTTTCTACATTCGGCGGACTTTGTTTGACAGCCTTCGTATATGATAATTTATTTCCTATTTTTGAATATACGGATCGCGCGGAATTGGGCGCATTGCCTCTCATTGCTATCCTGCTGAGTCTATACAACGTTATCACTACACCGGCCGGCCATATTCTCAGTCGTCGGCATGAACGCGAAGCGGACGCGTATGCACTGCGTGAAACCAAAAACCGTGCGGCTTTTATTTCAGCCATGCAGCGTTTGTCGGATACCAATCTTGCGGATGAGAATCCGCATCCGCTGGTGGAATGGTATTTTTATTCACATCCCGCGATCGGCAAACGCATTGCCTCCGCGGAAACGATGATATTGGAATAGCATCTATGTTACAGCTTGTCAATCTTACGGTCGAATTTGGCGGACGCACGTTATTTTCTAACCTCACATGGAAGATCAATGATCGCGACCGCGTGGCCTTGATCGGTCCCAACGGGGCCGGAAAATCCACACTTCTCAAAATCATCGCGCGTCAGCAATCGGCAACAAGCGGCGCCATCGCCCAACCCAAACATTTGCGCGTCGGATATTTGCCCCAGGACGGATTGCATGCCCACGGTAAGCCGCTTCTCGAAGAAGTCGTATCGGCATTTGATGAAATCGTTCGTATCAAACAAAGACTCGATGAATTGGAACATGCTTTGCACACTCTGGATCACGAAGCGCCGGCCTATGCCAGAGCATTGGACGAATACGGACATCTGCATCAGCGCTTAGATGATATGGGCGCGGCCTCCGCCGAATCTAAAGCCGCCAAAATTCTGAACGGTCTCGGTTTTAAAGAAAGCGAATTTGATAAACTGTGCGAACTTTTTAGCGGCGGTTGGCAAATGCGTATCGCCTTAGCTAAGCTTCTTTTGCAAAACCCCGATGTATTATTGCTTGACGAACCGACAAACCATTTGGACATTGACTCCATCGAATGGCTGGAGGAATACATCAAAAATTATGAAGGCGCCATTTTTATGGTGTCGCATGATCGTTATTTTATAGATAATGTTTGCAACCGTATCGTCGAACTCGAACGCCAAACGTTGACCGATTATGTAGGTTCTTACGACGACTATGAAGAACAGAAAGCATTGGCTGAAGAACAACTTCTCGCGGCGTACGAACGCCAGCAGGATGAAATAAAGCGTGTTCAGCTTTTTATTGATCGCTTCCGTTATAAGGCGACCAAAGCCCGCCAAGCGCAGAGTCGCGTCAAGATGCTGGAACGCATGGACCGCATTCAATTGCCTGAGGAAGAAAAACGGGCCATCCAGTTTCGGTTCCCTCAACCGATCAAAAGCGGACGGGTCGCGCTTGAGATCGCTGGAATACAAAAATCGTACGACGGACGACCGATTCTCAAAGGTATCGAATTTGCTCTTGAGCGCGGCGAAAAAGTAGCCCTTGTCGGTCCTAACGGCGCCGGTAAATCAACGCTGTTGCGTATCATCGCGGGCGATGAAACGCCGGATACGGGTACGATCAAGCACGGTTACAATGTTACGATGGAATATTTTGCACAGCAGCAGTCCGATAAACTGGACATGACGCGCAGTGTGTATGAAGAAATCGCTTCGGCGGCAACGAATCAACCGCCCCTACTACTGCGTACCATCTTAGGCGCCTTTCTTTTTTCTGGCGATGATATCAATAAAAAAGTCAAAGTGCTCAGCGGTGGAGAACGCTCGCGTCTCGCCTTTGCCAAAATGCTTCTCAATCCGGCAAATTTTATCATTTTGGATGAACCGACCAATCACATTGACGCACAATCCAAAGAAATTCTGCAGGGTGCGCTCACTGATTATGAAGGCACATTGCTCATCGTCTCCCACGATCGCTATTTTTTGGAAAGCCTTGTCACAAAGGTCATAGAGGTGCGCGAAGGGCATGCTAAAATTTACCCCGGAACATTTGCTGAATATCACGAACGCAAAGTCAAAGAGCACGCCGAAGCCGCTGCGCGCGAATCTATCGCTGAAGTAAAAGTAAAACCGATTGTTTCAAAGCCTGAACGCGAGGTTAAAAAAGAACCGGTCAAAGCCGACCAACAAGCCAAACGTAAACGCGAAAAACAATTGGGCCAAATCGAAAGCGATATTCAAAAAGCCGAAACCCAAAAAATCGAAATCGAAGCTCAGTTAGCCGATCCGCTGCTATATAAAAACCCGGATCGTCAAAAAACGGTCCAATCCGAATACAATGCTTTGCATGCACGTATCACGGCGCTGTATGAAGAGTGGAATGCCCTCGCTGCCGAGCTGTGATTGTTTTCGATCTGAAAATTTTTTAAAAGTCAAAGCCCCGTAATACATGGTATTATCGGGGCTTTACTATGAGGAGGAGAGGAAAACCATACGTTTGACCGTACAGTACTCTTCCAATACGTAATCATACAAGAAAAGTTGCCATCGGGATAAAACGGGTATTAACCCAAGGTGGGACGGCCTACGGTAAGAACAAATACTTTTGAAGCACCGGCTTTTTTTAAAGCCGCAGCACAGGCATTTGCCGTGGATCCTGTCGTAATAATATCATCCACGAGGATCACGGATTGATCTTGTACGCTCGCATCAGCCTTCGCTATAAAAACCCCATCCACATTTTTGATACGATCTTCCGCCGTATTCATTTTCGTTTGTGACTCGGTGTGCCGAACGCGCTGCAAAGTTTCTACATACGATAAACCGGCCAATTGCCCCACGGCACGGGCTAGTAATTCGGCCTGATTGTATCCGCGTTCACGTTTACGAATGGGATTCAAAGGTATAGCGGTAATCCGTGTAGCTGTTTTTAACATCGGGTTAGTATGCACTATCGGCGCCAATCGGTCAGCAAACTTTGGAATCAGCGACAACGCACGCTCGTATTTCAAAGCATGGATAGATTTCTGTAATACCTCATCATAATAATATCCCGCATGGATCGCATCGATCGCGTCGCATCGGAGTATTCCTTCATAATCACTTTCGCCGACCGTTTTGAGAGCGTTCCAGCACGACGCGCAAATATGTTTGTCGGCAGGACCCAAACGTACTCGGCAAGCCAGGCAAGTTGAAGGATAAAAAAAATCGGCCAGCCAATATAAGCTAATACGCAACGAGGCTAACATCATACACCCGCGAGTAAATCGTTAAGGCGTGCAGAAAATTGGGAACGCGGCATCACCGTATCGCAACCGGCTTCGGACGCCTTTTGTGCTAATTCAGTTTGTACATGCGAAAAAAAAGCAATGATAGGAATAGACATAGACACCGGATCCGCTTTGAGTAAACGGATCAAAGCAAACGGGTCTCTTTTTTGGATATTGAGATCTATAAAAATTTTACTATAGCTCTGCTTCAAAAATAAATCGTGGACATTTTCATTCGCCTTATCCGCAACGACCATTTGAATGCCCAGCGCACGGGCTTGCGTTTTTATTTTGGACAAAAAAAGTATGTCTTCGACGAAGAGCAAAATCATGCGGATGGCATGGATGAAGGAATGAAAAACTTAAAAGTGCTGCCTTTACCTAATTCGCTTTCGGCCCATATTTTACCGCCGTGCGCTTCAACGGCGAGTTTGCAAAATGTCAATCCTAAGCCGCGATCCGACTTGAGCCCGCGTTGCTTGAGATCAACTTGTGAAAATTTTTCAAAAATCTTCTCAAGATATTCGGCAGGAATCCCTTCGCCGGTATCCGCCACCGCAAAATACATGCGATGTTCTGCCGCTTGCCATTCGCACGTCAGGGTCAGTTTCCCGCCTTTCTGACTGTGTTTGATGGCATTAAAAAGGAGGTTAGCAATGATGCGCATCAGTAAATCGCGATCCGCCCACACCATCACGTTATCGTCACGCAAGTGCATATCCATAACCAACTGGTATTTTTCGATCATATATTCCAGTTCGCCGATATTGTGCATAAACACTTCTTTCACAGACACGGCTTCCGGGCGAATCACCAGTTTATTCTCCTCCATCCGGCTCACATCCAAAAGTTCCGTCACCATTTTGAGTAACGTACCGGTATTATCTTCCAGTTTTTTGAGAATAGAAACTTGTTTTTCGGTCATGTTCTCGCTCAGCATCGTGAGCAATTCGGTACATCCCATGATCCCGGTTAGCGGGTTTTTGAGATCATGAACGAGCATTTGCGTGAGCGATTCGCGCAAGTGCTGTAGTTGCAGAAGCTGGTCGTGTTTTTCTTCAAGTGCATCTTGATTGGTACGCAGTTCGTCATGCAAGTCTTTGATACGCATCAGGGAACGAATGCGCGACATGAGTTCGGTATAGTTGATCGGTTTGGGCAAAAAATCATCAGCGCCGGCATCCAATGCGTGCGCTTCATCCTCCGGGCGCTGCAAGGCCGTAACCATGACCACCGGCAGTAATGCCGTTTCCGGATTGGCCCGCAAGCGACGGCAGACTTCAAATCCGTCCATTTGCGGCATCATGGCATCGAGTAAAACAAGATCCGGAGATTCTGACGCAACAAGAGCCAACGCCTCTTCGCCGGAATGCGCTGTAATCGCAGCAAAGCCTTTACGAATGAGAAATTGACTTAGGAACCGAACGTTTAATTCCTCATCGTCAACGACTAATATTTGGTGATGTTGTTTTTTCATGAGACCGGACACAAGTGTACTAAGTTCGTACACGATAATCAAATAAATTTACGAAAGCCCAAATCGTCTTGCGCCTATGTCGTATTCCGTTTATATTGCGCGCACGTATTTGTTTTTTTCATACACCAGTTTTTTTGTTTGATATACCACCCTATGCGCCGATTATTTTATTCAGCATTTTATTTTTGCGTCATCGTTCTTTTTTTTGTTCTTTTACTGGATAAATGGCTGATGCCCATGTACGTGGATTTGGGCAAAGATATCGCCGTACCGGCCGTCACAGGGCTATCTTCGGAAATGGCACAAAAAAAACTTAGTGAATTAGGATTTTCGGTGGTACTAAAGCGCCGTTATGATATCTCGGTAGCCCCTAACACGGTGATACAACAAAGCCCGGAAGCGCAAGCGTTGGTAAAAGCAGGTCGTCAGATTCATTTGGTTATCGCGGATGACAATCAAACGGTCATCATGCCTTCGCTGACTTTATCCACATATCGTGATGCTGTTTTTAATTTACAATCTATCGGTCTTGCCATTGGCGTACTTGATTCGGCTTCGTCCAATGAATTTCCTCAGGGCGTTATACTCAAACAATCGATTGAACCCAACACCGTCGTTCGCCTGGGGCAATCTGTCGATCTTACAATAAGCCTTGGAAATAATATAACCGAATCCAAGGTACCTTTTTTGATCAACCTCAGCCTCAAAGATGCCACAGCTCGGATATCCGATTCCGGTCTGCGACTCGGAAAAATCGAACGTAAATTTTTGCCCGATTTGATACCTGATACGGTTGTCGGCCAATCGTTGGATTCGTCACTCGTCGTGACCCCACTGACAATCATTGATCTTACCGTGAGTTCGACCGATAGTGAACTATAAATTCCCAAAAAATCTCCGAAAATTTTGTTTCGTAACCGATGGATTTATTGCCGATCCGGCGGCAACCATTACCGGACCCATGGTTCAAACTTATATCATAGGTAAAGAGCTTTCAAATCGTAATTGGGAAGTACACTACGTAGCCTATAATAAGTCCGGCATGCATGGCTACATGATGCATGAAGGATTACATGTCCATTGGATAAAAGCACGTCGCTATTTACCCATGCTCAGTTTACCGTCTGTATGGATGGCGTTAATTCGTATCAATCCGGACGTGCTGTATCAACGTGGGCGCGACATATTGACCGGCCTTATGGCTTTGTACGGCCTGATGTATGGTAAACGCACACTCTGGGCAAGTGCCGGCGAAACGGGTGTTGAGCGTAAAAAATATGCGTCCCAAAAAAATCGTCAAAAGGGTAATTTTATTCGTCGTTGGGTATTGCAAATCGAAGCACTGATCAACGATACGATCTGTAACTTTGGTATGCGCCGCACTGACCAGATGATCGTACAAACAGCCTATCAACAACAACGTCTACTTGTTACTTATGCCCGTTCCTCGACGATCATCAAATCCGGCCATCCCTTGCCTCCATCCGTTCAACGTGCCTTGCCTATAAAAGTACTATGGATCAGCAGCATCAAACCGGTCAAACGCGTTGATTTGTTTTTAGATCTGGCTGATATGTGTAAAAATGAGCCCATCGAATTTTGGATTGCCGGGCAGATTGTGCACGATGAAACAGGTCATAAAATGCAAGAGCGCATTGCAAAGATGAACAACATTCGCTATCTTGGCGCCGTTCCGTTTGAACAAAGCAGCGTACTTATCGCGTCATCGCACATATTGGTCAATACGACCGAAATCGGTTATGAAGGATTACCGAACGCCTTTGTCCAAGCTTGGCTTGCCGGAACTGTTACATTGAGTCTGCATACCGATCCGGATGCCGTGATCATGAAAAATGACTTAGGCTACGTCAATCCGGGATTGGTACACTTAAAAGAAACGATACTCCGGTTTATTTTTGAATTTGCGGTATGGCACCGCCAAAGTAATGCGTGCCGCCAATATGCAGAAGAAAACTATTCAGTGGTTTCCATCGTCAATCAAATTGAGAAAACTTTATAATTAAAGAAAACTTTATGTCTAGTATTAGCGAACAAAAACATCAACGGGTTGTCGAATTAGAAAATGAATTGCGCTCTGAAAATTTCAAACGACCACAGTATCGATATGGTATGGATCTGGTGAAAGCTACAGGACTAGCTAAAGGTCGTGTCATTGAGTTTGGCGGTGGTCGCGGTGAATTTAGCAGACTACTTAAAGACTACGGTTTTGAGGTCGTTTTTACCGATATCAATCCGGCGAATGTCGAATTTGCAAAATCCATTGGATTTGAAGGATATGTCATTGACGCCAACAGCGGTATGGCGAATCAAAAAACCGATTCGTACGACGGCGCCGTTATGCTGGAAGTCATCGAACACGTTACCCAAGCCGAATTATTACTCAAAGAAACACATCGCATTTTAAAACCCGGCGGATTTCTCGTCTTAAGCACGCCCAATCCGTACTTCCTATGGCGTCGTCTTTCTGTGCTTTTCGGTAAGCCTATAGACGGCGAAGGCTACCACTGGCGCTATTATACAGTGTATTCACTGGAATCCACTCTTCGCGAAAGCGGATTTACCATTGTTACGCATAATCACTACGCCTCCACGTTCGGCCTAGGTAAAATTCTGAAGCTTATCGGCTATACGAAGACATTTCGTTGGCCAAGATTTTTGCACGGTTTGTTGGTGAGAAAAATATATTTTTTAATGGAGAAACGTGATCATTAAAAATTTCGGCATTATATCATCAATGACTTTTATTAAAAATTGTTCTCAAAACACAAAATCAGCATCTCTCTGTATTTTTGCTGTTGCTATATTGGTCAGATTGGTATTGATAAATAATTTTTTTGAAAATTATACGCAAAGCGATGGTGTCGATTATCATAATATAGCGGTCAACATAGTACATGGTAACGGCTATTCAAGAGCGACCACTGAACCTTATGAGCCTTACTTTTTTCGGGAACCTGCCTATCCAATTTTTTTATCTGCCGTTTATAAGTTTTACAGTTGGTTCGGAAGTATTTCATACCTGTCCCATGAAGATCCGAATTTGAAGCTTCATGGCGAAATCATGCTCGCAAGAATTGTTCAGAGTTTCATTGGCGCAGGAGCATGTGTTATTTTTTATTTAACTTTATTATTGGTTTTAAGCAGCCGGGTAAGTTTCATTATAGCTTTTCTTTTCTCACTATATTTACCTTTTGCTATATATGCCTCCATGCTGATGCGTGAAACTTTACAAAGTTTTTTTGTTTTGTCCATGACCTATTGCTTCGCGCGCTTACTGATATCCTTGAATCTGAAATGGAATATTTTGTTTTCTCTTTTTTGGAGTTTATCCAATTTATGTTTGCAAATCACACTGTGGATTTTCCCGTTCGCCGCATTATTTATACTAATACGATACCGCGCATGGTTTCTCGCTTTTAGACATAGTATGCTTTCGTTTTTTATTATGATGGCGATTGCATCACCATGGCTGATTCGCACCTACTCGTTTTATCCTGATATTCGAGTTTTTAAATCCTTTGGAACAAGCTTAACTCATGAATATTCTTCTTATATCAGCTATTTAAACAAACAAACGCAAATGAGTCAAATCACTCAAGATTCATTAAACCGAGTTCAACATATATGGTACAATACGTCGGAGTATCAAAAATTTGAAAATTCATTTACTGGAACCGTTAAAACACTTTATTCAACAAACTCATCTATGAGATTGTCAATACATGATAAATTACGCTCATTGTTTATTAATTTTCGAACTTCATGGATTGAATCGTTATGGTTTATTGAAATGGATAATGGAAGAATGCATCTACGCCCGCATACCATCTACATGAAAGGCGAAAATTATTTTCTCTTGATCGCATCGTTAATTCCATTCGTTTTCGGTTATTTGGCATTACCTGGTATATTGTTTTTCCTTCGAAAGACATACATCATTCTAATGCCTTTCTCTTATTTTTTCTGCATTCTGCCACTTATCGGTAATGAACCTAGAAGAGCATTACCTATTCACGCTTTTATATTTATGTTTTCGATTCTTATGACTATTTTTTTGTATAAAAAAGTGCGTCGCTCTGTCAATAATAATTCGGATATTTTCAATGAACACTATAACTAATACGATTGTTAAATTATGAAAGGCATAATCCTCGCAGGCGGCGCTGGCAGCCGTCTCTATCCGATTAGCAAGGTTTATAGTAAACAACTGATGTATGTGTACAATAAGCCAATGATCTATTACCCTCTATCGACACTGATTTTGGGCGGCATAAAAGATATTCTCATTATCACGACCCCCGATGATGCACCTATGTTTAAAAAATTACTTGGTGATGGAAAGCATATAGGACTTAATCTGCAATATGCCGAACAACCGAAGCCCGAGGGTTTGGCACAGGCATTTATCATCGGCGAGAGTTTCATCAACAACGATCCAGTATCTTTGGTTTTGGGAGATAATTTATTTTACGGTTATTTAGATTTCTTCAAAAGCGCTATAAAAAACACTC is drawn from bacterium and contains these coding sequences:
- a CDS encoding glycosyltransferase family 4 protein translates to MNYKFPKNLRKFCFVTDGFIADPAATITGPMVQTYIIGKELSNRNWEVHYVAYNKSGMHGYMMHEGLHVHWIKARRYLPMLSLPSVWMALIRINPDVLYQRGRDILTGLMALYGLMYGKRTLWASAGETGVERKKYASQKNRQKGNFIRRWVLQIEALINDTICNFGMRRTDQMIVQTAYQQQRLLVTYARSSTIIKSGHPLPPSVQRALPIKVLWISSIKPVKRVDLFLDLADMCKNEPIEFWIAGQIVHDETGHKMQERIAKMNNIRYLGAVPFEQSSVLIASSHILVNTTEIGYEGLPNAFVQAWLAGTVTLSLHTDPDAVIMKNDLGYVNPGLVHLKETILRFIFEFAVWHRQSNACRQYAEENYSVVSIVNQIEKTL
- a CDS encoding class I SAM-dependent methyltransferase translates to MSSISEQKHQRVVELENELRSENFKRPQYRYGMDLVKATGLAKGRVIEFGGGRGEFSRLLKDYGFEVVFTDINPANVEFAKSIGFEGYVIDANSGMANQKTDSYDGAVMLEVIEHVTQAELLLKETHRILKPGGFLVLSTPNPYFLWRRLSVLFGKPIDGEGYHWRYYTVYSLESTLRESGFTIVTHNHYASTFGLGKILKLIGYTKTFRWPRFLHGLLVRKIYFLMEKRDH